tgtttgaccggatgtcggaaggggttttcgaatacgaatgaaaaaacgaatttcacggctagcctagaaaccgcgagacgaatcttttgagtctaattaatccgtaattagcacatgttggttactgtagcacttatggctaatcatggactaattaggtttaaaagattcgtctcaagatttcttacgtaactgtgcaattagttttttgatacatctatatttaatattttatttaggtatccaaaaattcgatgtgatgtttttgaaaaaaaaaattagaaactagACCAGACCTAATTAACAGACAAGCCAAGCTAAAGTCTTTCCTCTCTCTTATCAATAGCTCTAGCATCTCATCTACCAAGTACCATCTCATCTACACTGCTaaaatctctcctctcttctcatcctccttttttttttgtcgctCTGGATTATTTTGTGTGCCTTCCAAGGGAAACCCTAGTATTTATTTCTCCtgttagaaagaaaaaaaagactgtGTTTTGGCATTAAATTTTCGTTCTTGATTTTTGGGATGCATAAATTCTCCTCTGGTTGCAAAATcccaaatcatttttatttaaggcaggagagagaaaagagggaAGAAGTAAGGCAGCAGCACTGAGGCGAGGCCCGGCCGCCGAGCTATCCTCCATCTCGCGCAGGCGCAGCAGCTCTCTCAGATCCAAAGCCGGGGGGAGAAATCGCCGGATGCGCTCGGccgcttgccgccgccggtgctgctgctgctactgctactgctagGGTTCTTGCGGAGATGCGGGGCGCCGAgtcggacggcggcggcggcggcggcggcgcgtcttcctcctccgctgcAGGTGAGGATTCCTCGCGCGGCTGAATTCGGTGGTGCGGTTGACGCCTTTGATCAGCAGGAGTTAGGGAAGAAGAGATCGATCCTAGTGGCGAAGGAGGAGTTCATGTCCTGACCACCTgggtcccggcggcggcggcggcggcggccttccTAGCCGGCGGCGCGTGCCGGACGCCGCTGTTCTCCCTCTTCTCCGTTCCATCCCCTCCCCTTGTACTACGCTATGGCTCTCTCTGCGCTCGGTGGTGGTTGCTGGCCTGGCAACTCGGCCGCGCACCACGACGGAGCAACGCCGAAGAGACGGCAGCCTTCGTCCATCGCCGTCGGACCTCTCTTCCGCCCCCTTCCTCGGCTCCCCGCCCGTCTTGTCTTGAAGTGGCGGCGCGGCAGGCCTCTCCCccttctccgcctcctccggccCTCCGTCCAGGCACTCGGGCAGTCGGGCTCCTCAGCCTGCCCTCTAGATTTTGCGGGTGAGGCACCTGCTCCGGTGCTGGAGGGCTGGCAGACCAGGCGTCTTGTGTTGTTCTTACCGTGTTCTTGGTTACGGCTTGTAATTTGAGTTAAAGTTATCGTTTTTTTATGCTGGTTAATATGATTTGCGCCATCTGACGCTGCTCCATGCAGGTAATTTTGATGCCGGGCAGTACGCCTTCTTCGGGAAGGAGCCACTGGAGGGTCTCGATCTCAGTTGCTTAGAGGATGACGGTGGTGATGGCAATGGCGGTGGATTCAGTGGGCCAGAAGATGGGCTGTATCGGCTCTCTTCTGTTGGAGAAGAGGTGCCGATTCCGGAACCTTCATGTCCGCAGCTGCCGTTTTTTGTTATGAACTATCGTCCTCTTATTCGCTTGTGTTCTTGGTTCACATGCATGCTTTTATCCCTTTTCCGATAACAAGTCCTTTCCTCATGGTGGCAACTGATAGTGGAGGCTTAGTGCTAGGAGGAATCAAGAATAAATCCACGTGGGCCTGTAGGGTCTTATTAGTGGAGCTGAGGTTCACATCAGTAGTATTGGAGATGTGGCTATGGTGGAAAGTTTTGTGCTCAATTGTAGGCAGATCCTTTACCTTGATGTGTGTGGAATGATCTTATTCATCAGTTGTATGATAGATAAGGTTCCATTTTAAGGCTGGAATTGCATGAGACAGGGATGGAAGACGAATCTTGCTGCAGCTATACTGTTGCTAAATGTATGAGTTGAGAATCACTAGAAtagaggattttttttgggggggatAAATGATAGTGAGTTAGTGACTATGAATGTTTCATCTGGATATGTGACAGCGAAATAAATAATGTTCAAGGTAGCCTTTTGGCTGTTCTGTCACAAGCCTATTCTTGGCTTGTTAAGTTTAGTCGTAATTCCTTTTGATAGTCTATCAAGCTATAGCTTTATTGTTTGTGGCTACGGTAGgattttggtttggttggttttCTGTCATACTTTTCTTGGTGTGCTTGGCCTGATGCTCATTTGCTTTGGAGCTTGAAGAGAGCTGTTTCTGCATTTTGGGATCAATAGACAATGGGACAAAAAACCATATAACCTACTTTGTTACAGAATGTTAGAGTTAGTTGTTCTTGCATTCTCCACTGCATTATTGGTACATTCTAGATTGTATTCCCAGGGCTTGCTATTTAACAAACTCGAAATATTATGAGATAATTTGGATGTTCTATGGATCAaatgatgttttttataatcaGTATCATGTACACCGAAGTTTGTGCTGGTTGTTGACCTGACTAACTTTCAATAATGGTAATTTATAACATCTTTATACTTATGCTGGTTGGATGAAACAGCTTTATGGGAGTTGAATTTGATTAGTTATTTGTGTTGGTCTAAACAACCATTTGGattagggggggggggatacGTCTACCATTACATCAAAATTGACCATCAATCTTTGACTTGTATCATGCGGAAGCTAAGGCTCTACAAGGAGTTAGGGATTCGTACATGTTTGAGCAGCTTATCCTATACATGCCATTTTTTCAGAGCTTTCTATCTGTACTTCCTAGCAtaaatttggatttattaTCATCCTTACTGTTGTGGAGTTATTCTAATTCAACCTACTATGTTATGCAGATTGATAATCTGAGTAACTTGTCCGAAATTGATGATCTTGCGAGCACTTTTGCAAAGGTTTGTTATATTGTTTCACAAGCTTCAGTGTTTCAAATTGAGGTttcgttataaaaaaaatatgtggcTTCACTTGGATTCGCTTTGCTGTAGTCCTTGAAGTATGAGATATGTTAAGGCCTGTTATGCTTTACCATTGGTTACTATGACTTCCATACTCCATTGTTATATCGAGAAGTCAAATATATTGCCCAGAAAGATTGCACGTTCAGGCCACATGTTGATAATACATGCAATGCACGTGCAAATCCTAAAGGTGCAATATTTGTGGGGGCATATAACTTGTCCCCCCTGAAATATCTATATGTCAACTGCAGTTTTTATTCATTTGTAATTCTGGCTATCTGCCTATTTCCACAACAAGGCTGACTGCTGCCCCAAGCATTTACTGGATAATTGACACATATTGGTCAAGCCTTTAGGATGAATCTAGCTGCTTCTTTCATCGCGACAGTCTGTTTTGCAATCTGCAAGTATTTTGCCCCATCTAAAGCCCATATCACATCCCTTTGTCCCAAGGGACTGGATACTCACTATTGAGTCTTCAACTTTTATCTATACCTGACATATTGCTTGCATATGGATCGTAATTTGTATTAGGCTATTAGCctcaacttttgtttttgtttgctgTGTGTACTTGTTCTGCTTTTGCACACTGATTTCTTTATTACATTTTTATTGCCAGTTGAACCGAAGCATTAGCGGAACACGGAACCCTGGTGTTATTGGTGACAGACGATCCATCTCAAGAGGAAGTAAGTCAACATTTATGATcttatgtaaaattattagTGATGAGCATTGTGGAGTTTATTTTGTGTATATCCCTATGGAATTTGCTGCACAATCTTAGGTTTCCAAAGATGTCAGCTACAATGTTGACAATATGCATCTTCTGTGCATGAtagttcatttttaaatatgttgaaGTCAACCATTTTGTGTTTCACTGCTAATTGTTGGTATACAGGTGTGCTCATTTTAATATGCATCTTCTGTGCATGAtagttcatttttaaatatgttgaaGTCAACCGTTTCGTGTTTCACTGCTAGTTGTTGGTATACAGGTGTGCTCATTTTGGTATAATTTTGACTTAATACACACAGTAGTGGATTTGTGTATCACGGCAACAGtctgttggaaaaaaaaaacactatgaATTGTTTTTACTAAGAGAGCTCTACACTGTAGCTTTTGTTTGCATCTTTGTTGAAAGCTATATGTaatctcatttatgaaatgcTTCCATTCTGCATTACTACAcatgttttcaaaattttaatgccATCAATGTTGACCGGAAGAAAGGCTATTTTGTCTAGTTACATGAAAAGCAACTATGCTATTAAAACTGGGGTGTAATCATAGTCAAATGAACACCTAAAGGGTCGACTTTTTACTGAACTATGCAAATGATTGTTTCAGGTTCTCTTACCGTTGATTGGCCTGAAGATGTAGAGTTTCCCAACTGGGTAGATCAAGATATATTAGAGGATGAGGAATTTCAGGAAAGGCAAAGATGGTGGTCACAGTCACATTCTCTCGGACAGCAAGGGGATGCCAAACCACTGAGCCGAACATCCTCATATCCTCAGCAACcactgcagcaccgtgcaagTGAACCTATCGTTGCACCAAAATCTCCTTCATTTACCTCCTTTCCACCTCCAGGTGCTAGATCACCTTATACTTCTCAAGGCCTTACACGCCATGGAAGCATACCATCACTTGGTGCTGGCCTACAAATGGGTTCTCCAAGCATGTCGCTTTCAGGTTCTCCATATCATATGGCTGGACTATCTCATGGACTACCATATGGAGGAAGCATGTCCTTTGGCACTCCGCATCTTCCTGTAAACAATCCAATGCAAAGTGATTGGCCAAACCCAGCCAACCCGTACTCTGGGGAGCAATTTAATCTACTGCCAAACATGTTACAGAAACAAATATCACTTCCAAATAGCCCAATGTCGTCACTGTTATTTTCTCAACAGCACCAGAGATTGGCACAGCTTCAAGTCCAACCACCCCATCAGAATTACCTCAATTTACCACCTCAGCTATTTTACCAACATCACTCCCCAGAGTTAACAGGAAGATTTGATTCTGTTAGCAGTGCTCCTTCACTGAGAGACAAAAGATCAAGGTCAGGAAGGGGAAAACACAGCACACGTTTTTCTCAACCAATGTCTGATACTGGTAGTCAAAATGGTGATAGTGGAGGACTAAAATTCAGATCTAAGTACATGTCATCTGAAGAAATTGAATCCATCTTAAGAATGCAACATTCAGCAAGTCACAGCAGTGATCCTTATTTAGTTGATTATTATCATCAAGCTTGTATTGCAAAAAGGGGTGCCAATTCTAGGCAAAAGGCCACTTTCTCTCCAACATCAATGAAAGACTTGCCTTCCAAGTCCCGGTCCAGTGGTGATCATCATGCATATCTTCAGGTTGATGCTCTTGGGAGAGTTTCCTTCTCTTCCATACGCAGGCCTCGGCCTCTTCTTGAAGTTGACCTTCCTTCATCAGGCGATGGTTCTCATGATCAGAAGTCTTCTCTGAAACCCCTGGAGAAAGAACCGATGCTGGCTGCTAGAGTTACTGTTGAAGATGCCCTCTGCCTTCTTCTTGAGGTGGATGATATTGACCGGCTATTGCAGTCAAGCCAGGCACAGGATAACAGTTTCCAACTGAGGCGAAGACGACAGGTCCTCCTTGAAGGTCTAGCTGCATCCCTTCAACTTGTTGACCCTCTTGGAGCGAACAAATCAAGCCATTCATCTGGATTGGCCCCTAAGGATGATCTTGTCTTTCTTCGCATTGTTTCTCTTCCTAAAGGACGCAAGCTTTTGTCACGTTACCTTCGACTTCTTACCCCTGGAAGTGAGTTGACCCGTATAGTATGCATGGCTATTTTTCGACATCTGAGATACTTGTTCGGGGGTTTACCATCAGATACTAGTGCAGCAGAAACAACAGTTGCTCTTGCGAAGACTGTCTCATCCTGTGTGCACCATATGGAATTAGGTGCTCTTAGTGCTTGCCTTGCTGCTGTGGTCTGTTCATCTGAGCAGCCACCTCTGCGTCCTCTTGCTAGCTCTGCTGGTGATGGGGCTTCTCTTATTATTAAATCAGTACTGGATCGAGCAACTGAGTTACTGACTGACCACCATGCTGCAGCCAGCTATACAGTGTCAAACCGAACTCTCTGGCAGGCATCCTTTGATGCTTTCTTTGGGCTTCTGACAAAATATTGTCTCAGTAAGTATGAAAGTATAAGGCAGATGTTTGTTATGCAGTCACCATGCTCGGTAATTGGGGCTGAAGTCTCCAAGGCAACCAGCAGGGAGATGCCAGTTGAGTTACTACGTGCAAGCCTTCCTCATACAAACGATCAGCAACGCCAGCTGCTGCTTGATTTTGCTCAGCGAACTATGCCAGTGACTGGTTTTAATCCCACTGGTGCAAACGGTGGGCACGCCACCTCTGAGTCTGTTCCTGGTTGATATGGCTGAAGTGCCAAAGATTAGATTGTCAATGCTTGAAGGACTCGATGCACTTGTCTCGCAGATGGTAATTCTTATATATCTGGAGTCGTGCATATCCCGTTCATAAGGTATGAGCTTTGGAGGAAGTTCCATTTGCTCAGGAAAAAATAGCCTTTTTCAGATTGTGACTTTAGGTTTCAGATTAATCTCATAGACGAGCGATCTCCTTTCTGTGGGTCATTTATATAGCACCCACCTGATATGCATATGTACGTACTGTTGTAACACTATGCAGTGATGAACTAGCCACCTCGTTGGGGGCAAATTTAGTTTTTAACATTCATGTGCTCCCAGTGAAGAAGACATCCAAGACTAGTGGGCGTAGCAGTTGGTTGTACAGGTTGGGGTACGACTGTACTAGGGCCTTCCTGTCTGTCGTTTTACTGGTGTGGAAGGTGTCTAGCGTCAAGTACCTAGTAGTCTGGTCTTAATCTGTTTTAATTAGGACCAAAGTGTGTTGGAATAATGAAGTGCTGTTTATTTAGGTTTCTTGGAAAGATATTTAAAATGTCATGGAGATGCCATTTTTCCAGTTACCTACTGACACTATAGTAGGAGTACTGGAAACTATGGGTATATCTCTTATTTATACATTGTTACAATTTGttctcattttatttctttacttGTTCATGTTGGCAAAGGATTTTCTTCTTTTAGCattgtgcaaatataaatgttttgtttgttcattACTCTGCCTATAATTTTGTCTAGAGGAAACTCTGGTTGCATTATATGCTTTCCTGCCAGGATTGAGATTGCCTGTCTTCGTGTACATCTCTGCAAGTTATTACAGCCCTAAAAGTGCCATTTGAATGATTCTGTTTACCAGCTTACAACTGGCGTGGTACCTAGATATTGGTATTGATTTCAGATTTGCAGTTAACCTCGAGTAATGGTTTGATGATGTACCACTTTGCCTAAATATTGGTCTTAATTTCAGATTTGCAGTTAACCTCGAGTGATGGTTTGATGATGTACCACTAAGGGTGAGTTCATTTGAGCAActcgagccttaccaactTAGCTTATGCTGAAAAATGCTAAGTTACTAGCGCATCGCGTGATTAATTGCGTAAGAATTAttccaaacataaaaaatgtgtttacttgattttttaaaataatttttctggTCAGTACTCCCTACGTCCCTATATATGGGATTTTGActttctatttataatttgtatttataatttgtaatgttttgtaatgtttgaccacttgttttatttaaaaaaatttgaaaatattattttttattattattttgtttattattaaaagtagtttaagtattacttataaatttttatatttgcactaaatttttaaataatacgaatagttaaaaattGTAAGTGAATAGTTTCAATCCCATATAATCTAGGACTGTGAGTAGGTTGCACCCTATCTTTTTTCatgattataagctaaaaaataaatttttaatcttgaattattgaattaaagttgattttagagttttttatcgtagtttatttttcagtcttggtttttagattgttaattAGATTGTTAAgcgtatgtatataaaatttttatttataaattaatttttgctcataaatatatagttttgctTATTCgtgaaaaagcgaaaagatgatcgCCTTGAAAACCACGCATGGAAAACGAAAGAAGTTGTTTAGCTCATTTAACTCAAACGACAAACTCTCCCTAATTCTAATTCATTATGAAACCCTGAGCAATTTGTTAACCATCCAGGAAAAATATGATCGGTGAGACATATATTTCAGTAAACAGTACTGCAAGCGTTCTTACACATTTGCAACGGAGAAATTTTGTCAGAACTGAGTTattaaggggctgtttggatttAGGGATGTTTTTAGTCCTCTGTCACGTCAGATGTTTGAACcttaattaagagtattaaatatagactgataataaaactaattgtataaataaaggctattttattagataaattttttaaacctaactAAGCCATAATTACCAAATGTTTATTATAGTATCATCTTCACTAATCATGTATCAAATATTCGATACGACGAGGACTTAAAAAGTCATGGGTAACCAAACGGGCTCTAATTCTTATGACATTACAGTGTCCTGATGCTGATCATTTTGACGTTGTCAAGATGTCAAATaaattaaggtggtgtttagtttgaaaaaaaaattgcaaaaacaatttaagctagctagcggTGGTAGGGTAGCAAACTACTGGCAGCAGATGAAAAACTAGCAGAGCAACCTTGGTATCATCGCCGGCTAATTGCATAATTCCCATTCTACCCCTAATCCCTCCAGCAAAATGCAGCCGATTTGCGGCCAAACCAGCGGGGGTAAAATCGGGAGGAGCGAAATCTTTAAGCCTCGCTTCGAACCCATCGCCTcgcccgacggcggcgccacggCTGCGCTGCGGGGGCTTGGGATTCGTCGGCCATGATGCAGAGCTCGCTGCGCGCGCCGATCCGGCCGGCCTGCGGGGGCCCTGGCTACCGGAGCCGGCCCGGGTCGGTCTCCGTGGCCCGGTGCCACGCggaggccgcgccgccggctacGGCGGTGGGTAGGGCCACGGGGCCGTACACCGGCAGGGACCCGGAGGTGAAGAAGCCCGCGTGGCTGCGGCAGCGGGCGGCGCAGGGGGAGAAGTACGCGCGGCTGCGGGAGTCGATCGGCGAGCTCAAGCTCAACACGGTCTGCGTCGAGGCCCAGTGCCCCAACATCGGCGAGGTACGTACGCCCCCACCGCGCTCACTGGCTCGCGCGAATGCTCCCCTTGGTGTCATTCGATCGTACGGGACTAGAGCAAGCTGATTCGCTCGAGCGATTCCTGCGAGAACAAAAGTGCAATTGATTTACAAAATCCGTTGCTCCTGGGGGGGCGCAGTGTTGGAAcggagggggaggggcggGCGGGGAAGGCGACGGCATCGCCACGGCGACCATCATGGTGCTCGGTGATACTTGCACGCGCGGCTGCAGGTTCTGTGCCGTGAAGACTAGCAACAAGCCTCCACCACCGGACCCCCTGGAGCCTCTGAACACGGCGTTGGCTGTTGCAAGCTGGGGGTATGACCACTTTGCCTGTTTGTTCGATTAACCTTCGATGGCTTCTCAATCATCTGAGTTACTGATTGATGGAGCGATAGTTGTAGGAAAAGATATAGCACTGCATTTTGTTGAAGTCTGGATATCAAAATCAATGCAAATTcacttgtttttttggaaCCATTGTACACATTGTCTGACAAATGATGTTCTTTCCAGAGTGGACTATGTTGTACTCACCAGTGTTGACAGAGATGACTTGCCTGATGGTGGTAGCAGCCATTTTGCTCAGACAGTCAGAGCTTTAAAGGTTCACCTCATGCCTTCTGCTGGCAGAAGTTGGCGCGTTTATTGGATTGGTACAAGTTCTGTGCTGAAGTTTTAATGAATTTCATGTTCTTCAGGAGCTCAAACCAGGGATACTGGTGGAGTGCTTGACCTCAGATTTTCGAGGTGACCTGGAGGCTGTTTCAGCTTTGGCCAACTCTGGTCTAGATGTATTTGCGCACAACATCGAAACTGTGAGGAGCCTGCAAAGAATCGTCAGGGATCCTCGAGCAGGGTAATGTGATTCACTGATTTTATGAGTACATGCATAATTTAGAGACCAGCGCCCAAATTCACTCAAGGCATCACCCACCTCGTACTGGAAGGGAACATCTAAACATCTGAACTGTACCTGGCAACACAAACATGCTGCATGCACTTGTCtgttaaaagttaaaactacaattatttttactCTATTCAATATAACATCTTATTGGAGATTCTTTCAAGAACAATGTACCTTGTCAATAACATCTTATTCAATACTGTGTTTGAGTATTCTGTCCCTGGCATCAATTCTACATCTTGACTGTAATGTATCAATATGATCACTCTCAGGTTATTGGTGTGTCTTAGTCTAAATGATTCATCTTAAATTCATCCCATGAACAACGGtgaatctaattaatattAAGCTATTATTACCTTACAATACAAAATTGCTGCTCCATAAGTTGCAAATCGTCGTCTCTGAACTATACTGTGGAGTGTATCATTGCATAGTACAAACAGCTACATAGATATTCTCTCTGGTGATCTATTTACTCCTTGCTGTATGTACAAGAGACCTAAAATAGTTTCAGTTAAGAATATAGTTTTGCAATCTGTTGAATTGGTTAGTTGCActactctttttttattcatttctgAATGTTCCTCGCATCATAATTTTTGGAGATGACCTATTTTACCTGGTCAACTACCTTTTCTTAGAATCTGTTTGCTGGAATTTATCTGGCATAGCGGTACGATATAGTTTATCCGATGATGCACAATATATTTCTAGTATCTTGTGGCAATGTCCAGTTAATAACTTGTATTATGATCG
This is a stretch of genomic DNA from Oryza brachyantha chromosome 1, ObraRS2, whole genome shotgun sequence. It encodes these proteins:
- the LOC102701783 gene encoding protein PAT1 homolog 1-like, with the translated sequence MRGAESDGGGGGGGASSSSAAGNFDAGQYAFFGKEPLEGLDLSCLEDDGGDGNGGGFSGPEDGLYRLSSVGEEIDNLSNLSEIDDLASTFAKLNRSISGTRNPGVIGDRRSISRGSSLTVDWPEDVEFPNWVDQDILEDEEFQERQRWWSQSHSLGQQGDAKPLSRTSSYPQQPLQHRASEPIVAPKSPSFTSFPPPGARSPYTSQGLTRHGSIPSLGAGLQMGSPSMSLSGSPYHMAGLSHGLPYGGSMSFGTPHLPVNNPMQSDWPNPANPYSGEQFNLLPNMLQKQISLPNSPMSSLLFSQQHQRLAQLQVQPPHQNYLNLPPQLFYQHHSPELTGRFDSVSSAPSLRDKRSRSGRGKHSTRFSQPMSDTGSQNGDSGGLKFRSKYMSSEEIESILRMQHSASHSSDPYLVDYYHQACIAKRGANSRQKATFSPTSMKDLPSKSRSSGDHHAYLQVDALGRVSFSSIRRPRPLLEVDLPSSGDGSHDQKSSLKPLEKEPMLAARVTVEDALCLLLEVDDIDRLLQSSQAQDNSFQLRRRRQVLLEGLAASLQLVDPLGANKSSHSSGLAPKDDLVFLRIVSLPKGRKLLSRYLRLLTPGSELTRIVCMAIFRHLRYLFGGLPSDTSAAETTVALAKTVSSCVHHMELGALSACLAAVVCSSEQPPLRPLASSAGDGASLIIKSVLDRATELLTDHHAAASYTVSNRTLWQASFDAFFGLLTKYCLSKYESIRQMFVMQSPCSVIGAEVSKATSREMPVELLRASLPHTNDQQRQLLLDFAQRTMPVTGFNPTGANGGHATSESVPG
- the LOC102702064 gene encoding lipoyl synthase 1, chloroplastic → MMQSSLRAPIRPACGGPGYRSRPGSVSVARCHAEAAPPATAVGRATGPYTGRDPEVKKPAWLRQRAAQGEKYARLRESIGELKLNTVCVEAQCPNIGECWNGGGGAGGEGDGIATATIMVLGDTCTRGCRFCAVKTSNKPPPPDPLEPLNTALAVASWGVDYVVLTSVDRDDLPDGGSSHFAQTVRALKELKPGILVECLTSDFRGDLEAVSALANSGLDVFAHNIETVRSLQRIVRDPRAGYDQSLAVLKHAKSCKEGMITKSSIMLGLGETDEEVKQAMIDLRSIGVDILTLGQYLQPTERHLTVREYVTPEKFQFWKEYGESVGFRYVASGPLVRSSYRAGELFVQNLVRNNKPKLSPASS